Proteins from one Mucilaginibacter jinjuensis genomic window:
- a CDS encoding beta-ketoacyl-[acyl-carrier-protein] synthase family protein encodes MGTNNKDVFIIADNVYSPIGITTQQNFEQVKNGVSGVQKHDRPDLSDVSISASIFNKDQVFISGEHNYTKFEQLLIASVTDALSYTDIKIDDPKTGLIISSTKGNISLLETEENNETLQKRISLNTSAQLIAGHFGFVNQPIIISNACISGVMAIVTGMRMIQSGQYNQVVVTGADVISKFVVSGFQSFQALSSERCKPFDKNRTGLNLGEGAATVILSGDEKYKGNIRVTGGGISNDANHISGPSRTGQELGGAIIKAINNAGVKAEDIGLVSAHGTATPYNDEMEAKAITLAGLQNAPVNGLKAFYGHTLGAAGLIETVLAKQCMEQNTLLPTLGFKETGTAPLNITTAVNHVEIKHGVKTASGFGGCNGALVLSK; translated from the coding sequence ATGGGAACCAACAATAAAGATGTATTTATTATAGCAGATAACGTCTACTCCCCTATAGGCATTACTACGCAGCAAAATTTTGAGCAAGTAAAAAACGGCGTTTCGGGCGTTCAAAAACATGATCGACCTGATTTATCCGATGTTTCGATCTCTGCTTCTATCTTCAACAAAGACCAGGTTTTTATTTCCGGTGAACATAATTACACCAAGTTTGAACAGTTGCTTATTGCCTCTGTCACAGATGCATTAAGCTATACCGATATTAAGATTGATGATCCTAAAACGGGATTGATTATTTCATCAACCAAAGGCAACATTAGTCTGCTGGAAACTGAAGAAAATAACGAAACTTTACAAAAGCGCATCAGCCTGAATACTTCGGCACAATTAATTGCCGGGCATTTTGGATTCGTTAATCAACCCATCATTATTTCCAATGCTTGTATTTCCGGCGTTATGGCGATTGTGACGGGTATGCGAATGATCCAATCAGGCCAATACAATCAGGTAGTAGTTACGGGTGCCGATGTTATTTCAAAATTTGTGGTGTCAGGATTTCAATCGTTCCAGGCCTTAAGCTCGGAAAGGTGTAAGCCTTTTGATAAAAACCGTACAGGCTTAAACTTAGGTGAAGGTGCAGCCACGGTAATTTTATCGGGCGATGAAAAATATAAAGGAAATATCAGGGTAACAGGCGGTGGCATTAGTAATGATGCTAACCATATCTCGGGCCCATCACGTACCGGGCAGGAACTGGGTGGTGCGATAATTAAAGCAATAAACAATGCCGGAGTCAAGGCAGAGGATATCGGTTTAGTCTCAGCACACGGCACAGCAACTCCATACAATGATGAAATGGAAGCCAAGGCCATAACACTCGCCGGCTTGCAGAACGCCCCCGTAAACGGCTTAAAAGCCTTTTACGGCCATACATTGGGTGCTGCAGGCTTGATTGAAACTGTACTGGCTAAACAGTGTATGGAACAAAACACGCTTTTACCTACTTTAGGTTTTAAGGAAACGGGCACTGCACCATTAAACATAACCACCGCTGTAAACCACGTAGAAATTAAACACGGTGTAAAAACAGCGTCGGGCTTTGGTGGTTGTAATGGGGCTTTGGTATTGAGTAAATAA
- a CDS encoding ATP-binding protein, translated as MDNLSKLGWLASEVLLKDGFDKSKYQPEEIGIVLTNANSSLDADLKYWDSVQDMASPSLFVYTLPNIVIGEICIRNGFKGEDALYLTPLFDAAFLQQQVSYLLDNDILKACICGWVDVVGDDYKSALFLVEKSDNGIEFSVEELNKIFTAQ; from the coding sequence ATGGATAATCTGAGTAAACTGGGCTGGCTGGCATCAGAAGTTTTGTTGAAGGACGGTTTCGACAAATCGAAGTATCAGCCCGAAGAAATCGGCATTGTTTTAACCAATGCCAACTCGAGCCTCGATGCAGATCTAAAATATTGGGATTCGGTACAGGATATGGCAAGCCCTTCGTTGTTTGTGTATACCTTGCCTAATATTGTAATTGGCGAGATATGTATCCGCAACGGTTTTAAAGGCGAAGATGCGCTTTACCTCACCCCGCTATTTGATGCCGCATTTTTGCAGCAGCAGGTAAGTTATTTGTTGGATAACGACATTTTGAAAGCCTGCATTTGTGGCTGGGTAGATGTAGTTGGAGATGATTATAAATCGGCGTTATTTTTGGTAGAGAAGAGTGATAATGGGATTGAGTTTAGTGTTGAGGAGTTGAATAAGATATTTACGGCACAATAA
- a CDS encoding beta-ketoacyl-[acyl-carrier-protein] synthase family protein, producing MSSPVYVAGLGVISAIGNNVAENLAALKSGKAGMADITYLKTRHEHEIPAAEVKFSNQELAEKAGFAAHISRTALLSSIAAKEALDDSGVKNLEGLRIGFISANTVGGMDKSEHFYEDFLKDNQTGDLLDVVNHGCGNITELVADQLGINSYVTTISTACSSSANAIFFGARLIRAGILDAVVAGGTDAFTKFTLNGFNTLMILDREFCKPFDENREGLNLGEGAGYVVLVSDKVAQQLNKEFYGKLSGYDNSNDAYHQTATSPEGDGPYMAMQGALKRAGLQPSDIGYINLHGTGTPNNDQSEGTAVMRLFNGNYPPMSSTKSFTGHTLGASGGIEAVFSLLALKHGLVFPNLRFETQMKELPFAPQTELLTDQAINHVLSNSFGFGGNCSSLIFSKA from the coding sequence ATGAGTTCACCGGTTTACGTTGCAGGCTTAGGCGTTATATCTGCCATTGGAAACAATGTGGCCGAGAACCTGGCTGCGCTTAAAAGCGGCAAGGCGGGCATGGCCGATATTACTTACCTTAAAACGAGACATGAGCATGAAATCCCTGCTGCCGAAGTAAAATTTAGCAATCAGGAGCTGGCTGAGAAAGCCGGGTTTGCAGCACATATCAGTCGCACAGCATTATTGAGCAGCATTGCAGCGAAAGAAGCACTGGACGATTCAGGGGTTAAAAACCTCGAAGGCCTGCGTATCGGCTTTATCTCAGCCAATACCGTTGGTGGTATGGATAAAAGCGAGCATTTTTACGAAGATTTTTTAAAAGACAACCAAACCGGCGATTTACTCGATGTAGTAAACCACGGCTGTGGTAATATTACCGAACTGGTAGCCGATCAGCTGGGTATCAACAGTTATGTAACTACCATTAGCACAGCCTGCTCCTCATCGGCAAATGCGATATTTTTTGGGGCGAGATTGATTCGCGCCGGGATACTGGATGCAGTTGTAGCAGGAGGAACAGACGCTTTCACTAAGTTTACATTGAATGGCTTTAACACGCTCATGATCCTTGATCGTGAGTTCTGCAAACCATTTGATGAAAACCGCGAAGGCCTTAACCTGGGCGAAGGCGCAGGATACGTGGTTTTGGTATCAGATAAAGTAGCTCAACAACTCAATAAAGAATTTTACGGTAAATTAAGTGGTTATGATAACAGCAATGATGCCTATCACCAAACCGCAACCTCACCCGAAGGTGATGGCCCATACATGGCCATGCAGGGTGCATTGAAACGCGCAGGGTTACAGCCATCAGATATTGGCTACATTAACCTTCACGGCACCGGAACTCCCAATAACGACCAAAGTGAAGGCACAGCTGTAATGCGATTATTCAATGGCAATTATCCGCCCATGAGCTCAACCAAATCATTTACCGGGCATACACTTGGGGCAAGTGGTGGTATTGAGGCTGTGTTCTCCTTGCTGGCTTTAAAACACGGCTTGGTATTCCCTAACCTGCGTTTTGAGACCCAGATGAAAGAACTGCCATTTGCACCGCAGACAGAATTGCTGACTGACCAAGCCATCAATCACGTCCTGTCAAACTCTTTTGGCTTCGGCGGTAATTGTTCATCATTAATATTTTCGAAAGCATGA